The genome window aaaaaaagaagattcgGACGTCACCCACGTTCCAATGGCCCAAAACACTGCGGCTCAGAAGGCAGCCCAAACCTCCTCAGAAGAGTGTCCCTAGGAGAAACAAGCTTGACCACTATGCCATGAAGTTCCCCCTGACCACCGAGTCAGCTATGAAGAAGATAGAAGACAACAACACACTTGTGTTCATTGTGGATGTCAAGGCCAGCAATCACCAGATCAAACAGGCTGTGAAGAAGCTCTATGACATTGACATGGCTAAGGTCGATACCCTGATCAGGCCTGATGGAGAGACGAAGGCATATGTACGACTGGCTCCTGACTATGATGCTTTGGATGTTGCCAACAAAATTGGAATCAACTAAACTCAGCCTAGCTGgctaattctaaatataaaaattttcactaaaaaaaaaaaagaaatagtgaactctacaaaatttgtagatactgacaggcatatgcagaatagataagattatacagtatagcacagggaaatatatacaagatcttgtggtagctcacagagaaaaaaatgtgacaatgaatatatgtatgcagagaaaaaaatgtgacaatgaatatatgtatgttcatgtataactgaaaacttgtgctctacactggaacttgacataatattgtaaaatgactataactcaataaaaaatgttttaaaaaaagaaatagtgaacTCTAGGCTAATGATAAGTGAGGTACACTGGTATCTGCAACTTACTTTGTAAGCATCAAAAAATAACATGGATTGACAGATATACAAtgacacaaataaaacaaactattaGTAACTGCAGAACCCATAACTGGCATATGGTCTATGGGAGAACTGTACAATTCTTTCAACCTTTGTATATATTTGTAAGTTTTCATATtaaatggagggaaggagggtgaaTTCAGTAAGAGGCCACTGAAGATTTTTTGAGCAAAGAAATGAACATCAAATATATATTCTACAAATATAATTCATGCAGTGTAAGCAATATACTGAAGGATGGTCAGATGAAGGAAGAAAGTGGTAAGCAGGCTATTACCATAGTCCATGCCACAGAAAGCACCAACAtttaaggacatgtgcaaagtgAGTTCATGCAGAGAAGAAAAGTCAGAGAAGTTCAGAGTAGAAAACTCCTTCGTATCAGGAATTAGGAAGGACTTTCAAGGAGAAAGTCCACAGTGCCAATGTAAAAGAAATTAAGCAAGAAGAAAAGTACCTATTAGGTTAAGCAATGGAAAACGTTGCTGATGTAAAAGAGGCGTGGTAAGAATGTAAACCAGATAAAGGATATGGATAAGTTCAAAGGAATCTAGCTGAGCCAAGAGAAGAAGGCAGTAACTAGAGAGCCATAAACTGCAAtacttctttaaaatggaaaacaaaagtaaacGACTGCACCTAAAAATCACTTTATGTTATTTCATCCAGAACATGTACTACTGGGTAACGCAGTCCGCCATGGGCCTGAGTGTCCCTGCACATTCTTGTTGAGTGTGACAGTCTGTAAAGCTTATCTAGTTCATGACTGAGAGGATTCTTATAGTAAGTCACTTAGGCAACAAAGAAGGTCAAGGTTACCACAGCACACAACTGCCCTCCCAAGGAGAGGTAAACTAGCTTGCTTGTTGTCTGCTACAATGTTTgcagcttcatttaaaaaaaaaaaaaaaagtgctggatTCTTGGTCCTGGTTCCTCAGCTGTGACCCACTATGTGCATCCATCTAGACTCATCACCCTCATGAGACCTGGTTACAAGGAAAactgctgggaaacaagctgctggaaaacaagctgctggaaaacgaacagctggaaaacaagccgcacctaaatttccatgagcttaaaatattatattcacactagcttgcttaaaatgcacatgcttgctttgttttaatgttttatgcagtagatgacctatagcaCATATTATGCTAAAGACAATTTGTGGTGagcaatcctgagattgaccataagggcaCAAAGGAGGGCAGATATCtccttagggtaaaacaatggACGGTCCTGGAAAGacagatcatccattaacagaactttgttctggcatgaaagcgTGTGGTTAAgcccaggggaaatatttgctatctcaAGATGTCCCATAGGCAATAACAGGA of Camelus ferus isolate YT-003-E chromosome 14, BCGSAC_Cfer_1.0, whole genome shotgun sequence contains these proteins:
- the LOC102516701 gene encoding LOW QUALITY PROTEIN: 60S ribosomal protein L23a (The sequence of the model RefSeq protein was modified relative to this genomic sequence to represent the inferred CDS: inserted 1 base in 1 codon), whose translation is MVPKVKEXPVPPKAEAKAKALKAKKAVLKAIHSHKKKKIRTSPTFQWPKTLRLRRQPKPPQKSVPRRNKLDHYAMKFPLTTESAMKKIEDNNTLVFIVDVKASNHQIKQAVKKLYDIDMAKVDTLIRPDGETKAYVRLAPDYDALDVANKIGIN